One window from the genome of Halictus rubicundus isolate RS-2024b chromosome 7, iyHalRubi1_principal, whole genome shotgun sequence encodes:
- the LOC143355872 gene encoding uncharacterized protein LOC143355872, whose product MFLQHQCDAQTTTTGRRWRVCFPGSRTSSTVRVQEARNSIDVQIEDTPKGYPRNFAHNIQSCSSPEIASKVEKYVDAKINSTAESVSHFGWYPAPLSRSLLLVADGPDTQIRGVAYCSPRNTKPPIREPNMPEKQQRKDDKEKKKKKKKPVLRTDASEDFPDVVAMEAGHSLRDNPDVNFRYQWGIKIPEETAQRTQEVHRTYIWGQASNPVTDNTKGLTVRMTASDPEKTSTKTESSSQSAQPMEPSSMDERVETIDKMETEKVLKKASGSSKDNSTPDEDYNIPLGAEFDAEISAWKDLVLKSKMPIDTSNKDDFAPNSKTSADLLSIRPEPPEPKLDVQAIPSTDEEVMKDEDEESIPKELKVNLKKMEGKRTGDVQKIDSKKLHTSQSPYLKSSMADREDIYSSRTDSRRSWTWSTITGLPRLHVVTFSTSSERYWASAEKINDTKGSEAALAGKPTSPDNVDLANVGNMEEVASPDQQLLRNSQQYQTNQPEVDSEFEDSLNAIAGSGISLHSTQEEQEVDDSKMNASEKDSMAMEAEDHHHQSSNSFNQFEDDYVSAYESMSLQPTQERSAKEEHKQDQSSEWTDSDAYDNESQVKIDNYVIDGEYIKVPGDPYPYSKQYFEKWRMSKEDINIGSFVDKTEKVVDPEVPVGDARAKQIDNLPPARSMSHDIHMRNQLSRGKGVPN is encoded by the exons ATGTTTTTGCAGCATCAGTGCGATGCACAGACGACAACGACAGGAAGAAGGTGGAGGGTGTGTTTTCCTGGCTCAAGGACATCTTCAA CGGTTAGGGTCCAAGAAGCTCGAAACTCGATAGATGTCCAAATCGAGGACACTCCGAAGGGCTACCCGCGAAACTTCGCCCATAATATTCAAAGTTGCTCGTCTCCAGAGATAGCCAGCAAAGTTGAAAAGTACGTGGATGCCAAAATCAACTCGACAGCAGAGTCGGTCAGCCATTTTGGATGGTACCCTGCTCCTTTGAGTCGCAGTCTCCTGTTGGTAGCTGACGGACCGGACACCCAGATCCGAGGAGTTGCGTATTGCTCCCCTAGAAACACGAAGCCACCCATCAGGGAGCCTAACATGCCCGAGAAGCAACAAAGGAAGGACGacaaagagaagaagaagaagaaaaagaaaccgGTGTTGCGAACCGATGCTTCTGAAGATTTTCCCGATGTCGTTGCTATGGAGGCTGGCCACAGTCTTCGTGACAACCCGGATGTCAACTTCCGGTACCAGTGGGGCATCAAGATCCCCGAAGAAACGGCTCAGAGGACCCAGGAAGTCCATAGGACATATATTTGGGGCCAAG CCTCCAACCCAGTCACCGACAACACAAAGGGTCTCACCGTGAGGATGACCGCCTCGGATCCGGAGAAAACTAGCACAAAAACCGAATCATCCAGTCAGTCGGCCCAGCCGATGGAACCCAGCTCCATGGACGAAAGAGTAGAGACAATAGACAAAATGGAGACCGAGAAGGTCCTGAAGAAAGCGTCAGGCTCGTCAAAGGACAATTCAACTCCCGACGAGGACTACAATATTCCTTTGGGGGCGGAGTTCGACGCCGAGATCTCAGCTTGGAAGGACCTAGTCCTGAAGTCGAAAATGCCCATCGACACCTCCAACAAAGACGACTTTGCGCCAAACTCTAAAACATCGGCGGACTTGCTCAGCATCCGTCCCGAGCCACCAGAACCGAAGTTGGATGTCCAAGCGATTCCATCGACCGACGAAGAGGTCATGAAAGACGAGGACGAGGAGAGCATTCCGAAGGAGTTGAAGGTTAACTTGAAGAAGATGGAGGGTAAACGGACTGGTGACGTGCAGAAGATAGACAGCAAGAAGCTGCACACGTCGCAGTCGCCTTACTTGAAATCATCAATGGCTGATAGAGAGGATATTTACTCTTCTAGAACTGATTCTAGACGATCATGGACATGGTCAACCATAACTGGACTACCTAGACTCCACGTGGTCACCTTCTCGACCAGTTCTGAGAGGTACTGGGCCAGTGCTGAGAAGATCAACGACACCAAAGGGTCCGAAGCTGCTCTTGCTGGAAAACCAACGAGTCCTGATAACGTAGATTTGGCAAACGTTGGGAACATGGAGGAAGTTGCGAGTCCTGATCAGCAGTTGCTGAGAAACTCTCAGCAATATCAGACCAACCAGCCAGAGGTCGATTCCGAGTTTGAGGATAGTCTGAACGCTATTGCGGGGAGTGGGATCTCTTTGCATAGCACGCAGGAGGAGCAGGAGGTTGATGATAGCAAGATGAATGCATCTGAGAAGGATTCGATGGCTATGGAGGCTGAGGATCATCATCATCAGTCTTCTAACAGCTTCAACCAGTTCGAGGATGACTACGTGTCTGCGTATGAGTCTATGTCTCTGCAACCGACGCAGG AGAGGTCGGCAAAAGAAGAACACAAACAGGACCAATCTTCAGAATGGACAGACAGCGATGCTTACGACAACGAATCTCAAGTTAAGATTGACAATTACGTCATCGACGGCGAGTACATAAAAGTTCCAGGGGATCCTTATCCATACAGCAAGCAGTATTTCGAGAAATGGAGGATGTCCAAAGAAGACATCAATATCGGTTCGTTTGTTGACAAAACGGAGAAGGTGGTCGATCCTGAGGTTCCGGTTGGAGACGCAAGGGCCAAACAGATTGACAATCTGCCACCTGCCAGGAGCATGTCCCATGACATCCACATGAGGAACCAGTTGTCGCGAGGCAAAGGTGTGCCTAATTAG